The Engystomops pustulosus chromosome 4, aEngPut4.maternal, whole genome shotgun sequence genome contains a region encoding:
- the ISL2 gene encoding insulin gene enhancer protein ISL-2 isoform X2, whose protein sequence is MVDLILPYPLLAAMGDQPKKKPGLAVCVGCGSHILDQYILRVSPDLEWHAACLKCAECSQYLDENCTCFVRDGKTYCKRDYIRLFSTRCPRCQGTLPRSELVMRVGERVYHTDCFRCSICSRRLLPGEEISLRDQELLCGADHNIPDTGRSSSLRSHIHKQSEKTTRVRTVLNEKQLHTLRTCYAANPRPDALMKEQLVEMTGLSPRVIRVWFQNKRCKDKKKSILMKQLQQQQQLSDKTSLQGLTGTPLVAGSPIRHDSAVQGTAVEVQTYQPPWKALSDFALQSDLEQPAFQQLVRKACIVFRIRFSGQLFRE, encoded by the exons ATGGTGGATCTCATCCTGCCCTACCCGCTCCTGGCTGCCATGGGGGATCAGCCCAAGA AGAAGCCGGGCCTGGCGGTGTGTGTGGGCTGCGGAAGTCACATCTTGGACCAGTACATCCTGCGGGTGTCCCCAGACCTGGAGTGGCACGCCGCCTGCCTCAAGTGTGCCGAGTGCAGCCAGTACCTGGACGAGAACTGCACCTGCTTCGTGCGGGACGGCAAGACCTACTGCAAGCGGGACTACATTAG GTTGTTTAGTACTCGGTGCCCCAGATGCCAGGGCACATTGCCTCGCTCAGAGCTAGTTATGAGGGTCGGAGAACGGGTCTATCACACCGACTGCTTCCGATGTTCCATCTGTAGCCGACGACTCCTTCCAGGAGAAGAAATCAGCCTTAGAGACCAGGAGCTATTGTGTGGGGCAGACCATAACATTCCAG ACACTGGCAGATCATCATCACTTAGGTCCCATATACACAAGCAGTCAGAGAAGACCACAAGAGTACGGACAGTTCTGAATGAGAAGCAGCTACACACTCTACGAACGTGCTATGCGGCCAATCCACGACCAGATGCCTTGATGAAGGAGCAGCTTGTTGAGATGACTGGTCTCAGCCCCAGGGTGATCCGTGTCTGGTTTCAGAATAAGCGCTGTAAAGACAAGAAGAAATCCATTCTCATGAAACAACTGCAACAACAACAGCAACTCAGTGACAAAACT AGCCTTCAAGGATTAACAGGCACACCACTTGTAGCAGGAAGTCCCATACGCCATGACAGTGCAGTACAGGGCACTGCAGTAGAAGTACAGACCTATCAACCTCCATGGAAAGCACTCAGTGACTTTGCATTGCAGAGCGACTTAGAGCAGCCTGCATTTCAACAGCTGGTAAGAAAAGCCT GTATCGTTTTCAGAATCAGGTTCTCTGGGCAACTCTTCAGGGAGTGA
- the ISL2 gene encoding insulin gene enhancer protein ISL-2 isoform X1, with translation MVDLILPYPLLAAMGDQPKKKPGLAVCVGCGSHILDQYILRVSPDLEWHAACLKCAECSQYLDENCTCFVRDGKTYCKRDYIRLFSTRCPRCQGTLPRSELVMRVGERVYHTDCFRCSICSRRLLPGEEISLRDQELLCGADHNIPDTGRSSSLRSHIHKQSEKTTRVRTVLNEKQLHTLRTCYAANPRPDALMKEQLVEMTGLSPRVIRVWFQNKRCKDKKKSILMKQLQQQQQLSDKTSLQGLTGTPLVAGSPIRHDSAVQGTAVEVQTYQPPWKALSDFALQSDLEQPAFQQLVSFSESGSLGNSSGSDVTSLSSQLPDTPNSMVPSPVET, from the exons ATGGTGGATCTCATCCTGCCCTACCCGCTCCTGGCTGCCATGGGGGATCAGCCCAAGA AGAAGCCGGGCCTGGCGGTGTGTGTGGGCTGCGGAAGTCACATCTTGGACCAGTACATCCTGCGGGTGTCCCCAGACCTGGAGTGGCACGCCGCCTGCCTCAAGTGTGCCGAGTGCAGCCAGTACCTGGACGAGAACTGCACCTGCTTCGTGCGGGACGGCAAGACCTACTGCAAGCGGGACTACATTAG GTTGTTTAGTACTCGGTGCCCCAGATGCCAGGGCACATTGCCTCGCTCAGAGCTAGTTATGAGGGTCGGAGAACGGGTCTATCACACCGACTGCTTCCGATGTTCCATCTGTAGCCGACGACTCCTTCCAGGAGAAGAAATCAGCCTTAGAGACCAGGAGCTATTGTGTGGGGCAGACCATAACATTCCAG ACACTGGCAGATCATCATCACTTAGGTCCCATATACACAAGCAGTCAGAGAAGACCACAAGAGTACGGACAGTTCTGAATGAGAAGCAGCTACACACTCTACGAACGTGCTATGCGGCCAATCCACGACCAGATGCCTTGATGAAGGAGCAGCTTGTTGAGATGACTGGTCTCAGCCCCAGGGTGATCCGTGTCTGGTTTCAGAATAAGCGCTGTAAAGACAAGAAGAAATCCATTCTCATGAAACAACTGCAACAACAACAGCAACTCAGTGACAAAACT AGCCTTCAAGGATTAACAGGCACACCACTTGTAGCAGGAAGTCCCATACGCCATGACAGTGCAGTACAGGGCACTGCAGTAGAAGTACAGACCTATCAACCTCCATGGAAAGCACTCAGTGACTTTGCATTGCAGAGCGACTTAGAGCAGCCTGCATTTCAACAGCTG GTATCGTTTTCAGAATCAGGTTCTCTGGGCAACTCTTCAGGGAGTGATGTCACCTCCTTGTCCTCTCAGCTTCCTGACACCCCCAACAGCATGGTCCCCAGCCCTGTGGAAACGTGA